Proteins encoded together in one Peribacillus asahii window:
- the arsC gene encoding arsenate reductase (thioredoxin) — MSKKSIYFLCTGNSCRSQMAEGWAKKYLGEEWEVRSAGIEAHGLNPNAVKAMNEAGMDISNQTSDIIDPEILNSADLVVTLCGDAADKCPMTPPHVKREHWGFDDPAKAEGTDEEKWAFFQRVRDEIGDRIKRFSETGE, encoded by the coding sequence ATGTCTAAAAAATCAATTTACTTCTTATGTACAGGAAATTCTTGCAGAAGCCAAATGGCAGAAGGATGGGCAAAAAAATATTTAGGTGAAGAGTGGGAAGTTCGCAGCGCAGGTATTGAGGCACATGGATTGAATCCAAATGCAGTAAAAGCAATGAATGAAGCGGGTATGGATATTTCCAATCAAACTTCTGACATTATTGATCCTGAAATTTTAAATAGTGCGGATTTAGTCGTTACATTATGCGGAGACGCAGCTGATAAATGTCCAATGACACCACCACATGTTAAACGTGAACACTGGGGATTTGATGATCCAGCAAAAGCGGAAGGAACAGACGAAGAAAAATGGGCGTTCTTCCAGCGTGTTCGTGATGAAATTGGTGACAGAATTAAACGTTTTAGCGAAACAGGAGAATAA